A single region of the Sciurus carolinensis chromosome 14, mSciCar1.2, whole genome shotgun sequence genome encodes:
- the Naif1 gene encoding nuclear apoptosis-inducing factor 1, protein MAVPAKKRKMNFSEREVEIIVEELELKKHLLVNHFNAGVPLAAKSAAWHGILRRVNAVATCRRELPEVKKKWSDLKTEVRRKVAQVRAAVEGGEAPGPTEEDGAGGPGTGGGSAGSGPAVAPVLLTPMQQRICNLLGEATIISLPSSTEIHPVALGPAATAAAATVTLTQIPTETTYHTLEEGVVEYCTAEAPPPLPAEAPMEMMAQHTDTSVKPQALKSRIALNSAKLIQEQRVTNLHVKEIAQHLEQQNDLLQMIRRSQEVQACAQERQAQAMEGTQAALSVLIQVLRPMIKDFRRYLQSNTPNPTPASDPGQVAQNGQPDSVIQ, encoded by the exons aTGGCTGTCCCAGccaagaagagaaagatgaaCTTCTCAGAGAGGGAGGTGGAAATCATCGTGGAGGAGCTGGAGCTGAAGAAGCACCTGCTAGTGAACCACTTCAACGCTGGGGTCCCTCTAGCCGCCAAGAGTGCGGCCTGGCATGGCATTCTGAGAAGGGTCAATGCCGTGGCCACCTGCCGCAGGGAGCTGCCCGAGGTCAAGAAGAAGTGGTCTGACCTCAAAACCGAGGTCCGTCGCAAGGTTGCCCAGGTCCGGGCCGCTGTGGAGGGTGGCGAGGCCCCAGGGCCCACTGAGGAAGATGGAGCTGGTGGGCCTGGGACAGGCGGTGGCAGTGCTGGCAGTGGTCCAGCTGTTGCTCCTGTACTGCTGACCCCCATGCAACAACGCATCTGCAACCTGCTGGGTGAGGCCACCATCATCAGTCTGCCCAGTTCCACAGAGATCCACCCAGTGGCCCTTGGACCCGCGGCCACTGCAGCCGCAGCTACGGTCACCCTGACACAGA TCCCCACAGAAACCACCTATCACACGCTGGAGGAGGGAGTGGTGGAGTACTGCACGGCTGAGGCTCCCCCGCCCCTGCCAGCTGAGGCCCCCATGGAGATGATGGCCCAGCACACAGACACGTCTGTCAAGCCACAGGCCCTCAAGAGCCGCATCGCCCTCAACTCTGCCAAGCTGATCCAGGAGCAGCGGGTCACCAATCTGCACGTGAAGGAGATTGCTCAGCACCTAGAGCAGCAGAACGACCTGTTGCAGATGATCCGCCGATCCCAGGAGGTGCAAGCCTGTGCCCAGGAGCGCCAGGCCCAGGCCATGGAGGGCACCCAGGCAGCCCTGAGTGTCCTCATCCAGGTCCTCCGGCCCATGATTAAAGATTTCCGCCGCTACTTGCAGAGCAACACGCCCAACCCAACCCCTGCTTCTGACCCTGGACAGGTGGCCCAGAATGGACAGCCAGACAGCGTCATTCAGTGA